Below is a genomic region from Drosophila albomicans strain 15112-1751.03 chromosome 2R, ASM965048v2, whole genome shotgun sequence.
TGTAaggttatatttttttttttaactaatttttaatACGACGACTAAACAATGTAGTTAATGAAGAAAGCGGCAcatcgacgacgacaacaacaacagcaacaagcagcagcagcaacaacaacaatattcaCAACACAATCTACTAGAACCACAATAAAGTTATTTGTTAATAAtcgaaatgtatttttgcCATGTGCGCGTGCagctctttaaaaaaaaatacatagtAAATGtgtatttctattatttatttattatctattGTTTTTTGGAGTTTTCGTTGCTGTATCGAATCCAAATGGTTTCCTCCTTGGAGCAGCCTCTGTCCACGTTTCCCCTtcacccacccacacacattcacacacacacatgcatattaaatataaaatatatatccttccatgttgttgtttttgtttgattcTGAATGAActgcaacaataaataaaaatgataaaataaatgaaactttaaacaaaacgtgaaacaatgaaatttgcataaatagaAGATGAAAAACTATAgtttatacatatagtatttatatataaacaaacaacaaaaaaaatgtgtattgtATATGATATGCTGTCTAAATACCCCTAATcctaactcacacacacacacatacgatacctaacatacaacatacatattatacatatacacacacaacaacaaaatatatataatttgaaacatCTCTATATTATGATTGAGTAAATTAAATCATagtttttaatagtttttaaacaaaaacataaattgcaaaacttttcatGCGTTTTACTTTCTCTTCTCCCTAAactctatactatatacccTATACTGATTACTTTATGGGGCGGGGAGGGTTGGTTGGTTGCCATGGCAAACATTTCAAGGACCAAACACAAAGCAACTCGTCATAGCTCTGACGCCATTTCTATTGTAGCTGCAATCTAGTCGagattgcaattatatttcaacaaaaaatacaacacgAAATGTCTGCTGAGGATTCCTGGGTATTTGACTCGCTTGTCTGTTTTCTGCACGGACCTGTTTGGAATGCACCGCTTCAGACATTCATCGAGCAGAAATCGCTGGGTAAAGTTCGATGTTGATTCTCTGCCAAGTGCCACGTAATCTTCTCATTCCCAAATCTGCGTTGTTTGCTGCAGTCTTTGATCCCAATTTGCAGGCGGATGAAAACAATCCGGACATAAGACAAATCTATGAGGAATACAAGAATCTGGTGGACTTTATGCTGGGCAGTTTCATGGAGGAGATGCACATTACCCCGGAACAGTTTGAGCTGGCTTGTCTCGAGGGCAGACAGCAGGGACAGGGCGAGAATCCGTTTCAGTTCCATCAAGTGTTGTTTCAGCAGATTTGGGCAGCCAACGATTTGAAGATCTTCATACGCATGATGACCCAACGCAATgtggagctgcagctgcaggcGCTGGACTTGATTGAGAAGCATCAGCTGGCACAAAGTCTCTCCGACAGCGAGAGTGCCACAGCCACAGAGTTGAGTCCGAGGAGAGATTTGCTTTCCTCaactaataatatttcattccACACTTAGCGATGCCGCTGGCGATGTGGATGTGGACCAATTGATTGCCAAAACCGTGTCGGATGACCTCGAGAGTCCCGAGGCTGCTCTGACACCCGAACAAGATGCCAATCTCGAGCTGGTCAACGATAAGTTTCAGCGTTTGAATCTCTTCTTCGAGCAGGAGGACAAAGTGGATCCCAACGATGTCGTCTCACGGCAGGAATACTTGCGTCAGCAGCGCGACAAAATCGTCGAGATCAAGAAGCAAACACGAGCCAAGCAGCTGCAGGAAACTGTGGCACGCAGTACACCAGCTGGAGGAGCACGTCCCAGCTCAGCGCATTTGGCACAGCAGCTGCTCGAAGGCGATGAGTTGCCACCGTCGCCGCCAGCGGATGAGGCAGAGAATGCAGCGTTGCAACTGCGACGCACTCTTGCCAAGCGACTGCGCAACGAGGTTGTGGAGCACCAATGaaggaatggaatggaatccAACGATTTACAcattttaaacacttttattttgcaaGTCTAGTTTGGCGcgtcatgtgtgtgtgtgtgtgtgactgtgactAGTATGGACTGGGAGTTGACTCTATGTCTATTGCAGTTGCCTTTGTTATTTGTGGTACAAGGTAATACGCGCGTCTCGATGTAGCCAAACatccacaaacacacatacgcacacacctCGAggtgtagtgtgtgtgtgtattgtgggTGTGTGGCAGCTACTTTAATTTGGTTAAGCGATGAATTTCTCAAAATTAACACaacaaaactaataataataataatgtaaaaagtgcgctaaaaaataaataaatagtttttccCCGCCCCGCAAAAGTTAACGTCCTCCTTTAGGTGGGAATGCGATCGCGCAGGTACGACATTATGGCATCGGTGCCCTTCATGAGGATCTGATGACGCGGCTGCCGGAATGGATTGCCAATCAGCTCCAAGTGTCTGCAAGTAACAAGAAGAAAATACTCAATAACTGAAAGATAGATTCCCAAATGACAACAGTTCTATTCtctagtttaaaaataaacaggtCGTTACGGTTAAAAAAGTTCAAGTGTGATTGTCATTAAACGTGGTACCTAAGATACGAAACAACGAAGGGAAATACTTCTTAAAAAGTTCCTAATAAGTTGAATGGTTTCTAAGTCTTTCTGAACTTTCTTTTATATCCATTTGAGAGTACTAAGTGGAGGACTAATCAAAATGGAACATTAGAGCTATGGATATTTCTTTTCACTAAAATAAAGTAAGGAAAAGCTGACCAACAAGTTTAAAAGCCGTTAAATGGTTCTAAAGGCATTCAGAGTTGTTAAAGTatagcaacatttttaatcTCTAGCTTTGATAATATCTCAAATTATATTGACAATACTTCGGAAGATTGTTATGTAGCGAAAAGTTTGACTATCTCTCTCTAAACCCTTTCCCTACGCGATAAATACTTATACTCAAATCTAGAATTTGAAAATGAGaagttttttttcgctttagAGGAAGGCTAAGAGAGAGATGGTTAAACGTTTAGCTAGTAGTATAGTAGTATTTAGTATAGTCAATACAATGTATGTGTCTAGTTCCTAAAAATGCAGAGTTCTAAGATTTCCTGCAAACAGATGCCTAGGTATAATAGAGACTGTGACTAAGCTATAAACCGCttttagcaacaaattttgAGTCAAGAAAATAGCTTACTTAATGTTTGTCAGGTTGCCCAATATGGCCGGTATAGACTCAATATCATTATTACGCAAATCCAGCGTATTTAGGCGGCCCATGTTCTCCAGACCCGCCACATTCAAGGCCGTAATGTGATTGTCGTTGGCCAACAAGATTTCTAAGCCCTGCAGCTCATACAACGCCTTAGGAATGAAGGTAAGGCTGTTGAAGGACCGAAGGAAATTAGCAGAGAAGTAGAATAAATAACTACACAGACAACTCACCGATTGTTGCCAATATTAAGTTCACGCAGCGTGTTTAGTACGCCAAATTCATGGGGCAGATCCGTGAGCAGATTGTTGGATAGATTCAAATACGAAATTCGCGTAAATTGCGAGATGAAAGGCTGCACGACGACAATGGCATTCTGCGAGAGAACGAGCTCAGTGACCAGCTTTGACATGAGCTGCAAGCTAAAGCAGAAGTTTAGAAAGAGAAGTGTTAAAGAGGATTACTTTAAGGCCTACCCATTAGGCAACTGTTTGAGTTGATTGCGTGCAAAGTCAACGACGTGCACATTTTCAGCGGCAGCAACCTCAAAGACCTGATCCGGCACTTGAGTAAGACCTTCTAAATTGACAGCTAATGTGCGTGTATGTCGCAATTTGTATCTGCAAGATAAGGAGTAAAGAAGTGAGTAAGATATGTAATAGTAGATAGGGTTAAATAGCTATTGCTAAGGTGACTTGGTGATACACTACACCCAACGTGATTGCACGGCACAGGCAGAGTAATTTGGCTCCCTTTGTGGCAGAATGTGCGGCGGTAAAAGTTGGGAATGCGCATAGGATTGTCGATAGTTTAGCTGGTTTGGTTGTTCGGGCATATAGGGACCACAGCCTGGCATTTGGGAATAAGGATTAAACTGCGTAACTTGCGAATTAAACTGCGCCGCTTGAGGATCGAATTGAAACTGCGATGCCTGGGAATTCAAGTGCTCCGCTTGATGCGTAAACTGTCCATAGTAAACAGGACACTGCggtggctgttgttgcagcgGTAGTTGTTGCTCctcttgctgttgcatttgcataaaatactGACTCTGAAACTGACGCTGACACTCAATGTTGTAATTCGCCTGCACAGGCGCCACATGCTGATGATGCCGATAGCTGCTTGCGTCGCCAAGTCAATTGACAGTCAAATAATTGGAATGATACCCAAAAGCTACTCACTTATCCACATTGCCAGCAGGCAGCTCAGACTGCGCTTGACACTCAACAGCTGCTGGGCAAGTCTGCGCTTCGGCGCCTCCTCCTTGACGATCCTTGGCCTGGGCACGTTCCTGCAGCGTCTTCAGAATGCGCGTAGTGCCACATTGAATGATGTCGCGACGAATGCTCTTGATCGGATTGCCTTCGACTTGCAGGCTGACCAAATGTGCCAAATGGGCTAAAGCAACTGGCAGCTGATGAATGGAATTGTTCGTGACATCGAGGCGAGTGAGATTGCGCAACAAATGCACTTCATCTGGGATTTCGCTTATTTTATTGTCGCGTAAATCAAATATCTTCAAATGCGGCAAATTCGCACACAAATCCTTGGGCACTTGCTGTGAATAGAGTGACAACTTTGGAGTGCTAATCTCAGTCAGTTAAACAGCGAAGCTTACCTCGATAAAATTGTTGCTGGCGTGCAACTCATTGAGCGACTCGTTACCCTCGAAGCTGGGCAGCTCCTTGATGTCATTGTGCTGTACATAGAGACACTGCAGCTTGCGCAGCAATCCCATATCCTCCGGCAAGGCAACCAGATCGTTCTTCATCAGATCCAGCTTCTGTAGAGCTAcaagaaaatgaaagaaagtCAGATAAAAGTGGATTATCTAGAGCATTACTTACAGCGCATGTTGACAATGTCGGGCGGCAACTCCTTGATGTGGTTATTGGGCAGGAGCAGCGCTGTTAGACGCACCAGGAACCCAATGCCGCCGGGCAAGCTTTTTATGTTATTGTTACTAGCATCCTTTTGTTGTGTTAGCAAGCAAGTTGGGATTAGTTTGAGGGCAGGCAACGTAGTTATTATGAAGTTATATTTTA
It encodes:
- the LOC117574017 gene encoding cilia- and flagella-associated protein 36, producing MSAEDSWVFDSLVCFLHGPVWNAPLQTFIEQKSLVFDPNLQADENNPDIRQIYEEYKNLVDFMLGSFMEEMHITPEQFELACLEGRQQGQGENPFQFHQVLFQQIWAANDLKIFIRMMTQRNVELQLQALDLIEKHQLAQSLSDSESATATDDAAGDVDVDQLIAKTVSDDLESPEAALTPEQDANLELVNDKFQRLNLFFEQEDKVDPNDVVSRQEYLRQQRDKIVEIKKQTRAKQLQETVARSTPAGGARPSSAHLAQQLLEGDELPPSPPADEAENAALQLRRTLAKRLRNEVVEHQ
- the LOC117574013 gene encoding leucine-rich repeat-containing protein 40 isoform X1, whose translation is MQSNMMSNIDPSNLLSPFNICECDNAADYSGDFNPEPNLSHPCFTHYGCPFEMSHSRQQQQSEQSSKNNFGNGTSRIPTRGAARPRLSPRINQSFRPVFHERANAEDAALLTNTLWKQARKSGNLSLTNKGMARVPERLYDINDADEDSKTANLEALTLNEEDAWWNQQPLNNLDLSSNALTHISPKIENLNTLTVLQLHDNALVALPPQIGKLEKLVRLNLSHNKLRELPPDLFSLPELRHLNISHNEFIELDPDISNLHMLEFLDASNNNIKSLPGGIGFLVRLTALLLPNNHIKELPPDIVNMRSLQKLDLMKNDLVALPEDMGLLRKLQCLYVQHNDIKELPSFEGNESLNELHASNNFIEQVPKDLCANLPHLKIFDLRDNKISEIPDEVHLLRNLTRLDVTNNSIHQLPVALAHLAHLVSLQVEGNPIKSIRRDIIQCGTTRILKTLQERAQAKDRQGGGAEAQTCPAAVECQAQSELPAGNVDNYRHHQHVAPVQANYNIECQRQFQSQYFMQMQQQEEQQLPLQQQPPQCPVYYGQFTHQAEHLNSQASQFQFDPQAAQFNSQVTQFNPYSQMPGCGPYMPEQPNQLNYRQSYAHSQLLPPHILPQREPNYSACAVQSRWVYKLRHTRTLAVNLEGLTQVPDQVFEVAAAENVHVVDFARNQLKQLPNGLQLMSKLVTELVLSQNAIVVVQPFISQFTRISYLNLSNNLLTDLPHEFGVLNTLRELNIGNNRLTFIPKALYELQGLEILLANDNHITALNVAGLENMGRLNTLDLRNNDIESIPAILGNLTNIKHLELIGNPFRQPRHQILMKGTDAIMSYLRDRIPT
- the LOC117574013 gene encoding leucine-rich repeat-containing protein 40 isoform X3, with translation MQSNMMSNIDPSNLLSPFNICECDNAADYSGDFNPEPNLSHPCFTHYGCPFEMSHSRQQQQSEQSSKNNFGNGTSRIPTRGAARPRLSPRINQSFRPVFHERANAEDAALLTNTLWKQARKSGNLSLTNKGMARVPERLYDINDADEDSKTANLEALTLNEEDAWWNQQPLNNLDLSSNALTHISPKIENLNTLTVLQLHDNALVALPPQIGKLEKLVRLNLSHNKLRELPPDLFSLPELRHLNISHNEFIELDPDISNLHMLEFLDASNNNIKSLPGGIGFLVRLTALLLPNNHIKELPPDIVNMRSLQKLDLMKNDLVALPEDMGLLRKLQCLYVQHNDIKELPSFEGNESLNELHASNNFIEQVPKDLCANLPHLKIFDLRDNKISEIPDEVHLLRNLTRLDVTNNSIHQLPVALAHLAHLVSLQVEGNPIKSIRRDIIQCGTTRILKTLQERAQAKDRQGGGAEAQTCPAAVECQAQSELPAGNVDKYKLRHTRTLAVNLEGLTQVPDQVFEVAAAENVHVVDFARNQLKQLPNGLQLMSKLVTELVLSQNAIVVVQPFISQFTRISYLNLSNNLLTDLPHEFGVLNTLRELNIGNNRLTFIPKALYELQGLEILLANDNHITALNVAGLENMGRLNTLDLRNNDIESIPAILGNLTNIKHLELIGNPFRQPRHQILMKGTDAIMSYLRDRIPT
- the LOC117574013 gene encoding leucine-rich repeat-containing protein 40 isoform X2, which produces MLADIFSMCRALAARGSVSIIPVKIASSRERSKTTPRKQLTSFCICGPHAHPRRLRRRYYQIREFQMASSGDELESEDPDDELELDDQPEAAAAPIPERLYDINDADEDSKTANLEALTLNEEDAWWNQQPLNNLDLSSNALTHISPKIENLNTLTVLQLHDNALVALPPQIGKLEKLVRLNLSHNKLRELPPDLFSLPELRHLNISHNEFIELDPDISNLHMLEFLDASNNNIKSLPGGIGFLVRLTALLLPNNHIKELPPDIVNMRSLQKLDLMKNDLVALPEDMGLLRKLQCLYVQHNDIKELPSFEGNESLNELHASNNFIEQVPKDLCANLPHLKIFDLRDNKISEIPDEVHLLRNLTRLDVTNNSIHQLPVALAHLAHLVSLQVEGNPIKSIRRDIIQCGTTRILKTLQERAQAKDRQGGGAEAQTCPAAVECQAQSELPAGNVDNYRHHQHVAPVQANYNIECQRQFQSQYFMQMQQQEEQQLPLQQQPPQCPVYYGQFTHQAEHLNSQASQFQFDPQAAQFNSQVTQFNPYSQMPGCGPYMPEQPNQLNYRQSYAHSQLLPPHILPQREPNYSACAVQSRWVYKLRHTRTLAVNLEGLTQVPDQVFEVAAAENVHVVDFARNQLKQLPNGLQLMSKLVTELVLSQNAIVVVQPFISQFTRISYLNLSNNLLTDLPHEFGVLNTLRELNIGNNRLTFIPKALYELQGLEILLANDNHITALNVAGLENMGRLNTLDLRNNDIESIPAILGNLTNIKHLELIGNPFRQPRHQILMKGTDAIMSYLRDRIPT
- the LOC117574013 gene encoding leucine-rich repeat-containing protein 40 isoform X4, coding for MLADIFSMCRALAARGSVSIIPVKIASSRERSKTTPRKQLTSFCICGPHAHPRRLRRRYYQIREFQMASSGDELESEDPDDELELDDQPEAAAAPIPERLYDINDADEDSKTANLEALTLNEEDAWWNQQPLNNLDLSSNALTHISPKIENLNTLTVLQLHDNALVALPPQIGKLEKLVRLNLSHNKLRELPPDLFSLPELRHLNISHNEFIELDPDISNLHMLEFLDASNNNIKSLPGGIGFLVRLTALLLPNNHIKELPPDIVNMRSLQKLDLMKNDLVALPEDMGLLRKLQCLYVQHNDIKELPSFEGNESLNELHASNNFIEQVPKDLCANLPHLKIFDLRDNKISEIPDEVHLLRNLTRLDVTNNSIHQLPVALAHLAHLVSLQVEGNPIKSIRRDIIQCGTTRILKTLQERAQAKDRQGGGAEAQTCPAAVECQAQSELPAGNVDKYKLRHTRTLAVNLEGLTQVPDQVFEVAAAENVHVVDFARNQLKQLPNGLQLMSKLVTELVLSQNAIVVVQPFISQFTRISYLNLSNNLLTDLPHEFGVLNTLRELNIGNNRLTFIPKALYELQGLEILLANDNHITALNVAGLENMGRLNTLDLRNNDIESIPAILGNLTNIKHLELIGNPFRQPRHQILMKGTDAIMSYLRDRIPT